One Paraburkholderia phytofirmans OLGA172 genomic window carries:
- a CDS encoding DUF2169 family type VI secretion system accessory protein produces MKIIKPTPLGILTRAYRSDGREYLGIAIPMMATLGETPRLVGETELWDTVGEALSGYTLDAALPKPHAEFLVSGHAYGKYCGRSHVCHAGIRFAGIDKQLRVSGDRYWTGGMTRAADEATAAEPFETLPIDWPLAYGGAGYADNPRGRGFATASGDRATPRLLPNIEYAADLIHRREQRIEPASFTPIAPDWPPRSALLGQFDQPWREADCPGFPRTIDHRYFNVAPLDQQLSAHTALPDGAAYEITHMHPERAVIAGRLPALRARCFVQRQREDALAEVPMRLTTAWFIPHRERVVMIFHGAAEVEEFDAQDIACLMIGAELNAQPLSAMDYRRVFDLRMDSKCGALHALRDRDLVPVSMLVHAGGEDETTHAPSQSAVQRNLLRRAQLRAEQAAASAHGPAAQLALDAIATAAEPKRPPRLDELAEFVQQQEQQAEEQRAALETMRQQIEAKHAASLSMAPARRGPPPSSITSACLARTEQPALLEMARAADHKLREAYLHAAHYQDAAPRLDPAAADTARRRVAAMYANGESLAGLDLTGADLSGMNLRGAQLSGVLLESANLTGTDFSEATLTSAVLVRATLLRARFARAQLTQANLSLAQCEDTDFSEATLDRSLFEHTPFLRCRLPRASIHRAQFRHCRFDAVDFSEAKLADLVFMEQTFHDVSFNQAHIRKLAFIQCRLERASFTEADIVGLGFVETDAKGVHFDRASLRKACFVKDSVLTDADFTQARLTEVNLRQVSAQRANFSGARINQCDFSDACLEAANLQGVKLDNGYMVRTDLSAANLARADLIGGYLRRANLRGTNLREANLFRANLAETSMDRGTQLDGAYLEQAVLCPLSRSA; encoded by the coding sequence TTGAAAATCATCAAACCCACGCCACTCGGCATTCTGACCCGCGCTTACCGGTCGGATGGCCGCGAATATCTCGGCATCGCCATTCCGATGATGGCGACGCTCGGCGAAACACCGCGACTGGTGGGCGAAACGGAACTATGGGACACGGTCGGTGAAGCGCTGTCAGGCTACACGCTGGATGCGGCACTGCCGAAGCCGCATGCCGAATTCCTCGTCTCCGGGCATGCCTACGGCAAGTACTGCGGACGCTCCCATGTGTGCCACGCCGGCATCCGCTTCGCGGGCATCGACAAGCAGTTGCGGGTCTCGGGCGACCGCTACTGGACCGGCGGGATGACCCGAGCGGCGGACGAGGCCACGGCCGCTGAACCGTTCGAAACCCTGCCGATCGACTGGCCGCTCGCCTACGGCGGCGCAGGCTATGCGGACAATCCGCGCGGACGGGGATTCGCGACCGCATCTGGCGATCGCGCGACGCCGCGGCTACTGCCCAATATCGAATATGCGGCAGATCTGATCCACCGGCGCGAACAGCGCATCGAGCCGGCCAGCTTTACACCGATCGCGCCGGACTGGCCGCCACGCAGCGCGCTCCTTGGCCAATTCGACCAGCCATGGCGCGAAGCGGATTGCCCCGGCTTCCCCCGCACGATAGACCATCGCTATTTCAACGTCGCGCCGCTGGATCAGCAGTTGTCGGCGCATACGGCCCTGCCCGACGGCGCCGCCTATGAAATCACGCACATGCACCCCGAGCGCGCCGTAATCGCCGGCAGGTTGCCAGCGCTGCGCGCCCGCTGCTTCGTGCAACGTCAACGCGAAGACGCACTCGCCGAGGTCCCGATGCGTCTGACCACGGCATGGTTCATCCCTCATCGGGAGCGGGTCGTGATGATTTTCCATGGCGCCGCCGAAGTCGAAGAATTCGATGCGCAAGACATCGCCTGTTTGATGATCGGAGCGGAACTGAACGCGCAGCCGCTGTCCGCCATGGATTACCGGCGCGTTTTCGACCTGCGCATGGATAGCAAATGCGGCGCGTTACACGCGTTGCGCGATCGAGACCTCGTGCCCGTGTCGATGCTCGTGCACGCCGGCGGGGAAGACGAAACCACCCACGCGCCATCGCAGAGCGCCGTGCAGCGCAATCTTCTGCGCCGCGCCCAACTGCGAGCCGAACAGGCCGCGGCGTCGGCGCACGGCCCAGCCGCCCAACTCGCGCTCGATGCTATCGCCACAGCGGCCGAGCCGAAGCGCCCACCCCGGCTCGACGAATTGGCGGAGTTCGTTCAGCAGCAGGAACAGCAGGCGGAAGAACAGCGCGCCGCCCTCGAAACAATGCGCCAGCAGATCGAAGCAAAGCATGCCGCGTCGCTCTCAATGGCACCGGCTCGACGCGGACCGCCGCCGTCCTCTATCACAAGCGCATGCCTCGCACGTACCGAGCAGCCGGCGCTGCTCGAAATGGCGCGCGCCGCCGACCACAAACTGCGCGAGGCGTACCTGCACGCCGCTCACTATCAGGACGCTGCGCCGCGACTCGATCCGGCGGCAGCGGATACCGCACGCCGGCGCGTCGCGGCCATGTATGCCAATGGCGAATCGCTGGCCGGCCTCGACCTGACCGGCGCGGATCTGAGCGGGATGAATCTGCGCGGCGCGCAACTGTCGGGCGTGCTGCTGGAAAGCGCAAACCTGACCGGCACCGATTTCAGCGAAGCCACGCTGACGAGCGCCGTGCTGGTACGCGCGACGCTGCTTCGTGCACGCTTCGCGCGCGCGCAGTTGACTCAGGCCAATCTGTCGCTCGCACAGTGTGAGGACACCGACTTCAGCGAAGCCACACTCGATCGCAGTCTGTTCGAGCACACGCCTTTTCTGCGCTGCCGCTTGCCGCGAGCGTCGATACACCGCGCTCAATTCAGACATTGCCGCTTCGACGCGGTCGATTTCAGCGAAGCTAAGCTGGCCGATCTGGTGTTCATGGAGCAGACTTTCCACGACGTCAGTTTCAATCAGGCGCATATCCGCAAACTGGCCTTCATACAGTGCCGTCTCGAACGAGCCAGCTTTACGGAGGCTGACATCGTCGGGCTGGGATTCGTCGAAACCGACGCCAAGGGTGTCCATTTCGATCGCGCCAGTTTGCGCAAAGCCTGCTTCGTGAAAGACAGCGTGCTAACCGATGCGGATTTTACGCAAGCGCGGCTTACGGAAGTCAATTTGCGTCAGGTGAGCGCACAGCGCGCCAATTTCAGCGGTGCCCGAATCAACCAGTGCGATTTTTCCGATGCGTGTCTGGAAGCCGCCAATCTGCAAGGTGTGAAGCTCGATAACGGCTACATGGTGCGCACTGATTTAAGCGCCGCCAATCTGGCGCGCGCCGACCTGATCGGCGGCTATTTGAGGCGTGCGAATCTTCGCGGCACAAACTTGCGCGAAGCCAACCTGTTCCGCGCCAATCTCGCGGAAACGTCGATGGATCGCGGCACCCAGCTCGACGGTGCGTATCTCGAGCAAGCCGTCCTTTGTCCGTTGTCGAGGTCGGCATGA
- a CDS encoding DUF4150 domain-containing protein, with protein MVMVNSSAAGANGAISVNLTPPLGVPVAYGNTAQRPQAIPNVSNILIAAAPAHNLATVIPVTSGDAPGSMGGVMSGTVCSTSRNINGANTVLLHGMPTTRMTDPTQQNSTNAQGTGTSPSQTHILNLAG; from the coding sequence ATGGTCATGGTCAACTCGAGCGCCGCCGGCGCCAACGGCGCCATCAGCGTCAACCTGACACCCCCACTCGGCGTGCCGGTTGCGTACGGCAACACGGCGCAACGTCCGCAGGCGATTCCCAACGTCAGCAACATCCTGATCGCCGCAGCCCCCGCCCACAATCTAGCGACCGTCATTCCCGTCACCAGTGGCGACGCGCCCGGCTCGATGGGGGGCGTCATGTCAGGCACCGTCTGCTCGACGTCACGCAACATCAACGGCGCCAACACCGTGCTGCTGCACGGCATGCCGACCACCCGCATGACCGACCCGACCCAGCAGAACTCGACGAATGCGCAGGGCACGGGCACCTCGCCGAGCCAGACGCATATTCTGAATCTGGCCGGGTGA
- the tssK gene encoding type VI secretion system baseplate subunit TssK, with protein sequence MKHSYLPQKNSGASRSKVVWSEGMYLRPQHFQQFERYIEDYVQQRSLGLQGAFWGFLSLEIDPGALTLGKVALSTAQGVFPDGTPFLLSGPDNLPAPLDIPAHAKDELVVLALPIRRADGEDTIFEEQVESLARYSAHTREIADSNAVALGPATVQIARARLKLVLASELRSEWQALGLLRVVERRSDNHLVLDKQYIPPMLIAGQHSVLGHYLSELHGLLEQRGDALAQRLSRPGRGGVAEVSDFLLLALINRAQADTSHAQAFGHVHPEQLFRQWLRLAFDLCTYTSSERRPTVRPDYRHDDLQGSFAPLMVELRRALSTVLEQNAVAIELEERAHRVWVARIPSPELIRSAGFVLSVHADLPAETMRTRYPAQVKIGPAERLADLVNLHLPGIALRLLPVAPRQIPYHAGRHYFELDTSGELWKQLEKSSGLALHVAGDLPGLTMEFWAIRG encoded by the coding sequence ATGAAGCACTCATATTTGCCGCAGAAAAACTCGGGCGCATCCCGCAGCAAAGTCGTCTGGTCGGAAGGCATGTACCTGCGACCGCAGCATTTCCAGCAGTTCGAGCGTTACATCGAAGACTATGTCCAACAGCGCAGCCTCGGATTGCAGGGGGCATTCTGGGGGTTTCTGAGTCTCGAGATCGATCCCGGTGCGCTCACGTTGGGCAAGGTCGCGTTGTCGACGGCGCAAGGCGTATTCCCCGACGGTACGCCCTTCCTTCTGAGCGGTCCCGACAACCTGCCCGCGCCACTCGACATCCCCGCTCACGCAAAAGACGAGCTCGTCGTGCTCGCGTTGCCAATCCGTCGTGCGGACGGCGAAGACACGATCTTCGAAGAACAGGTCGAATCGCTCGCCCGGTACAGCGCACACACGCGCGAAATTGCCGACAGCAATGCGGTCGCGCTGGGACCCGCAACCGTGCAGATCGCCCGGGCGCGCCTGAAGCTGGTACTCGCGTCCGAACTGCGCAGCGAATGGCAGGCGCTCGGCCTGCTGCGGGTGGTGGAGCGGCGCAGCGATAACCATCTGGTGCTCGACAAGCAATACATCCCGCCGATGCTGATAGCCGGACAGCATTCGGTGCTCGGCCATTACCTCAGCGAACTGCATGGCCTGCTCGAACAGCGCGGCGACGCGCTGGCACAGCGTCTGTCACGGCCGGGGCGCGGCGGCGTCGCCGAGGTCAGCGACTTTCTGCTGCTGGCGCTGATCAACCGCGCTCAAGCCGATACTTCGCATGCCCAGGCGTTTGGCCACGTGCATCCCGAGCAGCTCTTTCGTCAATGGCTGCGGCTCGCGTTCGATCTCTGCACTTACACGAGCAGCGAGCGCCGGCCGACGGTCCGTCCTGACTACCGGCACGACGATCTACAAGGCAGTTTCGCACCGTTGATGGTTGAATTGCGGCGGGCGTTGTCGACGGTACTCGAACAGAACGCCGTTGCGATCGAATTGGAGGAGCGCGCGCATCGCGTGTGGGTTGCACGGATTCCGAGTCCCGAACTGATTCGCAGCGCCGGCTTCGTGCTGTCGGTACACGCCGATCTCCCCGCCGAGACCATGCGCACGCGCTATCCCGCGCAGGTCAAGATCGGGCCCGCCGAGCGGCTGGCCGATCTGGTCAATCTGCATCTTCCCGGCATTGCGCTGCGCCTGCTCCCGGTCGCGCCGCGACAGATTCCGTATCACGCCGGCCGCCATTACTTCGAACTGGATACGAGCGGCGAACTCTGGAAGCAACTGGAGAAATCCAGCGGCCTCGCTTTGCACGTCGCCGGCGATCTGCCGGGCCTGACGATGGAGTTTTGGGCCATTCGCGGCTGA
- a CDS encoding pentapeptide repeat-containing protein has translation MSLTREQLQQMIHHGEIIGKQSLGPLALEQCDLSGAIFANVTFNGTRLAQATLGECVFDACTFIDVDLAGADLSKSAFLTCELHHASFLDSTLDDCRMLQTRAGGTRFSAIRAARLAFLKCDLSGCRFDAADIEFGVFDETPMPGADFSAAGIRKSLFYRLDLREVSFARTQFDSTVFTESNLARQALRGHTLNRCQFIDTDLRHVDFTSAKLAQCNFQGATLEAAVLDDVDAPLANFFGANVSGAQCRGGRFPDSIWVEARVRETDFTAANLSGAVFQRADARQSRFIRARLEGADLSYAELAGADFHEARLERTRICHADADARRGAGDAAWQGRAGVIGNDTALRAAEAWSAQRDTH, from the coding sequence ATGAGTCTCACGCGCGAACAACTTCAGCAAATGATCCACCATGGCGAAATCATCGGGAAGCAGTCGCTCGGGCCGCTCGCGCTGGAGCAATGCGATCTTTCCGGCGCAATCTTTGCAAACGTCACCTTCAACGGCACACGGCTCGCGCAGGCAACGCTTGGCGAATGCGTGTTCGACGCGTGCACGTTCATCGACGTCGATCTGGCGGGTGCGGACCTGTCGAAAAGCGCCTTCCTGACGTGCGAACTGCATCATGCAAGCTTCCTCGACAGCACGCTCGACGATTGCCGAATGCTCCAGACGCGCGCCGGCGGTACGCGCTTTTCAGCCATACGGGCGGCACGGCTCGCTTTTCTGAAATGCGATCTGAGCGGCTGCCGGTTCGATGCCGCGGATATCGAGTTCGGTGTCTTCGACGAGACGCCCATGCCCGGCGCCGATTTCTCGGCGGCGGGCATCCGCAAAAGCCTTTTCTATCGACTGGATTTGCGCGAGGTGAGTTTCGCGCGGACACAGTTTGACAGCACGGTATTCACCGAATCGAATCTGGCGCGGCAAGCGCTTCGCGGGCACACACTGAACCGTTGCCAGTTCATCGACACCGATCTGCGCCACGTCGACTTCACGTCTGCGAAGCTGGCGCAATGCAACTTCCAGGGCGCCACGCTCGAAGCCGCTGTGCTGGACGATGTCGACGCGCCGCTCGCCAACTTTTTCGGCGCGAATGTCAGCGGCGCGCAGTGCCGTGGCGGCCGCTTTCCTGACAGCATCTGGGTCGAAGCGCGGGTCCGGGAGACGGATTTCACCGCGGCGAATCTATCTGGCGCCGTGTTCCAGCGCGCCGACGCTCGCCAATCACGCTTCATTCGAGCGCGCCTCGAAGGCGCCGATCTGTCGTATGCCGAACTCGCCGGCGCGGACTTCCACGAGGCGCGGTTAGAGCGAACCCGGATTTGCCATGCCGACGCCGACGCCCGCCGCGGCGCCGGTGACGCAGCCTGGCAAGGGCGCGCAGGCGTGATCGGCAACGACACTGCACTACGCGCGGCTGAAGCCTGGTCCGCACAACGGGATACCCACTGA
- the tssL gene encoding type VI secretion system protein TssL, long form has product MRTNQQTSSARNPLVAAANPLLATLTQIRTSTTLTPERLREYLVDEIRRFQARAQQAAVAIETIVGARYCLCTALDEAAALAPWSGGSAWSTHSLLVAFHNETWGGEKFFQLLARLSGSPREHRDIIELQYLCLMLGFQGRYRVVQNGAAQLETLTRRLHKLLHETGGGYAQPLSPDWRATDRTQGFSARRWLPPWTLLLFAGLIGCASFIGFLLASNAQADRTYAAINAIHFPESEFRAAAAPPVNLTRLLDADIRSGSLVVREDADRSVIALRGDGLFDSGSATANDAYLPVLARVAGVLSRLRSDVVITGYTDNQPIRDRRFASNLALSQARAAAVRQSLLAAGFDKTRALTVAGRGDEQPVDTNRTAAGRAHNRRVEIVLFHGAASRQDFSQATNR; this is encoded by the coding sequence ATGCGGACAAATCAACAAACCTCTAGCGCCCGCAACCCGCTCGTCGCCGCAGCAAATCCGCTGCTCGCTACGCTTACGCAGATCCGCACCAGCACGACGTTGACGCCGGAGCGGCTGCGCGAATATCTGGTCGATGAAATCAGGCGTTTCCAGGCGCGCGCGCAGCAGGCGGCCGTCGCCATCGAAACCATCGTCGGTGCGCGCTATTGCCTGTGCACGGCCCTCGACGAAGCCGCGGCACTCGCACCGTGGAGCGGCGGCAGCGCATGGTCGACGCACAGCCTGCTGGTCGCGTTTCATAACGAAACCTGGGGCGGTGAGAAGTTCTTCCAGTTGCTCGCGCGCTTGTCGGGCAGTCCTCGCGAACATCGCGACATCATCGAGCTTCAGTACCTCTGCCTCATGCTGGGTTTCCAGGGACGCTATCGCGTGGTTCAGAACGGCGCTGCGCAGCTTGAAACGCTCACGCGCCGGCTGCATAAACTGCTTCACGAAACGGGCGGCGGTTATGCACAACCCCTATCGCCCGATTGGCGTGCCACCGACCGCACGCAGGGGTTCAGCGCGCGCCGCTGGTTGCCGCCGTGGACGTTGTTGCTGTTCGCCGGCCTGATCGGCTGCGCGAGTTTCATCGGCTTCCTGCTGGCATCCAACGCGCAAGCCGATCGAACCTACGCGGCGATCAACGCGATTCATTTTCCGGAAAGCGAGTTTCGCGCGGCCGCCGCGCCGCCCGTCAACCTTACCCGCCTGCTCGACGCAGACATACGCAGCGGCTCGCTTGTCGTGCGCGAAGATGCGGATCGCAGTGTGATCGCGCTGCGCGGCGACGGCCTGTTCGATTCCGGCTCGGCCACCGCCAATGACGCTTACCTGCCCGTGCTCGCGCGTGTCGCCGGGGTCCTGAGCCGGCTTCGCTCAGATGTGGTGATTACCGGCTATACGGATAACCAGCCGATCCGCGACCGGCGATTCGCATCGAACCTCGCGCTCTCGCAAGCCCGCGCCGCCGCGGTCAGGCAATCGCTCCTCGCAGCGGGCTTCGACAAAACCCGTGCGCTCACCGTGGCGGGGCGCGGCGACGAACAGCCGGTCGACACCAACCGCACGGCCGCAGGCCGCGCCCACAATCGGCGGGTGGAAATCGTGCTGTTTCACGGCGCTGCAAGCAGACAGGACTTTTCGCAAGCGACCAACCGATGA
- the tssJ gene encoding type VI secretion system lipoprotein TssJ, translated as MIHTRRRVLLALTPAILAAGCAATPKTAETSCDVYLYASSRVNPDSRGLPSPILVGIYSLKSTVAFEASSFSSLQDHARTALGDDLVSLEQLILLPGERKLISKPDDPAVRQFGVVAGYRELNKYVWKATFAPPADADRGFFSFWPFASSRVAMRVELGEGGLVVRTMNRTH; from the coding sequence ATGATCCATACACGACGGCGCGTGTTGCTTGCGCTGACTCCGGCGATCCTGGCGGCTGGCTGCGCAGCGACGCCAAAGACAGCGGAAACTTCTTGCGATGTTTATCTCTACGCCAGTTCGCGAGTCAATCCGGACAGCCGCGGACTGCCTTCGCCGATTCTCGTCGGCATCTACAGCCTGAAGTCGACGGTCGCATTCGAAGCGAGCAGCTTCTCCTCCTTGCAGGACCACGCGAGGACGGCCTTGGGCGACGACCTCGTGTCGCTTGAGCAGTTGATCCTTTTACCTGGTGAGCGCAAGTTGATCTCGAAGCCGGACGATCCGGCCGTCCGGCAATTCGGCGTGGTCGCCGGCTATCGGGAATTGAACAAATACGTCTGGAAGGCCACTTTCGCGCCGCCAGCCGACGCGGACCGCGGTTTCTTTTCGTTCTGGCCGTTCGCGTCATCGCGGGTCGCCATGCGAGTGGAACTGGGCGAAGGCGGCCTGGTGGTCAGAACCATGAATCGGACACATTGA
- a CDS encoding DUF3540 domain-containing protein has product MNLTVAELRRPSPTAAGETLGTVLAILEEDSLLVEYGGARRPCRRAFSCLVAPEPGDRVLVSHADPEHAYVLAIFERSATGGARIRIDGDLLLESTCSVRLRAAQHIHLHGERELQLHGSRLELAANEAELTADTASFHCGELQGRFGVLRLIGKSLESVFDRVVQISKTSFRTIEAVDHLRAAHIDYAADQSVRLHGKHALLTAERLSKIDAQQIHLG; this is encoded by the coding sequence ATGAATTTGACCGTAGCCGAATTGAGAAGACCCTCACCCACAGCGGCCGGCGAAACCCTCGGCACCGTGCTTGCGATCCTCGAGGAGGACAGCTTGCTGGTGGAGTACGGCGGCGCCAGGCGGCCATGCCGCCGCGCCTTCAGTTGCCTGGTCGCGCCGGAGCCGGGCGATCGTGTGCTGGTCAGCCATGCCGATCCCGAACACGCGTACGTGCTGGCGATCTTCGAACGGTCTGCCACAGGCGGCGCACGCATTCGCATCGACGGCGACCTGCTGCTGGAATCGACCTGCAGCGTCCGGCTTCGGGCCGCACAGCACATTCATCTGCATGGCGAACGCGAACTGCAATTGCACGGCAGCCGGCTCGAACTGGCGGCCAACGAAGCGGAGCTCACCGCCGACACAGCGTCGTTCCACTGCGGCGAACTGCAAGGACGATTCGGCGTGCTGCGCCTGATCGGCAAGAGTCTCGAATCCGTATTCGACCGCGTCGTGCAGATCAGCAAGACGAGCTTTCGCACGATCGAGGCCGTCGACCATCTGCGCGCGGCGCATATCGACTACGCCGCCGACCAGAGCGTCCGGCTGCATGGCAAGCATGCGCTGCTGACTGCCGAACGTCTGTCGAAGATCGACGCCCAGCAAATTCATCTCGGCTAG